ACCCCGATGCGACAGGGCCGGAATGCGAGTGCCTGACGTGCAAGACGGCATTccgcgcgcccgagcgctgGTGGACGCCGGACgagtgcgtgcgctgcgagCGGCACTACAAACTGTACAAGTGCGACTGGCCCTCGCGGTCCCCGAAAGAGAACCCGGCAGAGTCGCACAGTAATGTACGCCCGCTcaagcgcagcgcaccgcagAGCCAGCGGCCGCCGAAACGCCAGGCGCTCTCGCTCGACTCGCCTGCCGCGTCGGAAacctcgtcgccggtcAAGCTTAGCCCCATGCGTTCGTtcgacagcgacgaggagcggccGGCATCGTCCGACACGCGGCATGGCCGCCGCAAGTTTgaggtgcgcagcgacgatAGCGACGAGGGCTTTGACGATAACCACGTCACACTCGGGCCTAGGATCCTCGGGCACGACGCCAGTACCGACGTCCTCGCGTCGTACtggggcgcgccgagcggccagcggcgcgagcggcgcccggccaaccttggcctcgagtcgctctCCGACCGCATCGCTTCGAGGCGCGTCAACGGgcacgagcacggccaCAGGCGCAAGGCGTCCGACATGTCGGTCAAGTCGGAGCGCGCAACACCCAGTTTCGAAAGCAAGAGCAAgagccgcacgccggcccCGGCCCCGACCGAGGCTGTGATCAAGACGGAGCGCGCCACGCCTGTCCTCGAGAAAAAGGggccggcgtcgctgccgccggatgcaggccgtgcggtgtcgctgccgcccgcgccgagccagcgcacgtcgaagcacgcacgcagcgcatccggcACGTACGGCCGCCCGCCCGAGCCAGccaagcgcgagcagcctgcgtcgccggcgcgtgaGCGGCCTGCttcgcgccgcgagcggcccGTGTCACCGCCAAAGCCGGCGATTGCGACCAAAGGGCCGGAACGGACCTCTGTCTCGAATCTCGCCCTGTTTTGgtcgggcggcgtcgaAGGGCGCAcacggcggcgggcgcgcgagcagcacaAACCCGAAGAGCGCCCGCTGCGTGGGCGTCCCTCGAGCGAGAGCCGCGAGAAGCGGGCCAAGGAGGAGGCAGCGAACGCTCCCAAGGTCGACAAGGCCAAGGTCGagaggccgccgcccgagcccgagcgccCCGAGCGGCAGGACAGGCCGGAGCACGACCGTCTCGACACCGaaaaggccgagcgcgcggtgccCTCGCCGCCCTCGACCGTCTCGACACCGAACACGATCAAGTCCGAGTCGACCTCGCGTCCTACCTCGCCGCTCCCTTCCGACGGCCCGCCACGGcagcctgcgcggcgcaacCTGCGTTGGGGCAGCGGCAAGTCGAGCATCAGCCGTCCCCTGCCCGGCAACTCGGCCAGCACCGGCATTTCGCTCTTGTCTGCGCTGACAGGCCgtgcctcgccgacgacgcatgtgaacggcacgccgtcgcgtgcgcccgacgagcgctCGCTGTAGATAtccacgtcctcgacgtATGTACACTATtcggcgctgccgcacaTAGTCGCACGACCGATTTATCCATGCGTTCTACCACCTACGCTCCGGCATTACCGGCGGGGGGCCTGGGAAGGCCGGCGGGGGGCCGGGCGGCCCGCCGTACATGggcggtggcgcgccgTAGCCCGGCGTAGCGCCGCCAAAGCGCCCTGGCGTCGCACCGCCATAGGCCGGCGTCTGGCCGTAGTGGCCTGGCGTGCGGGAGCCATAGTGGCCCGGCGTAgcggcgccgtgcacggccggcgtgcgtccgccgcgcgccgcggcgttgGCCTGGGCGGCGTACTGCGTCTTGAACGCGTTGCAGAGCGCCGCCatgtcggcgagctgcgtcgcgtGTCCCAGCTTGAACGCGCCAGGCAGGACCTTGACGGGCCACGTCTGGAtcggcgcgtccgcgtTTGCCTTGAATGCAAGGTCAAAGTAGCCCGGGCGCGTCGTGTTGAGGCCGAACGCGTacaccgagcgcgccgggtTCGCGAGCGAGGTGTTGGTGAGGTAGCTgtgcagctcctcctcgttCGCGCCCTTGTACTTTTCGTGGTTGGTCATCATCTCGACCATCATGGCCATCGGGCGGATGTGGTTCACGAtcaggtcgtcgaggtccgaGTACGAGCCCATGTCGGCGACACGCAGAatgcggccgagcgcgtggtcGTTCTCCTtgtccagctcgagcacgtcaaTGTGCTGGTACACGCCTTCGTCGACCTTCCACGTGGCCGCAAGGTGGTCCATGCCtcgcgagctcgggcggATCACCACCGTGCCACGGggctgcgtcgcgaggaAGTTTTGTGCCTGCACCGAGTTGAAGTTGTGGTAGTTGGGGTGGTCGATCACACGCGAGCCGATGCGGTTGCGgttgcggcggcgcacgcgctcttccgccgcctcgctcgccaTCTGCGCACGGTCGTGGTCAAAGTACATCGTGTCGACCGGCATGGTGTTTTGCGCAGGGTTCACATGCTCAAAAGCCTccgggcgcagcgagagctcggcacgcatTCCCTGCATGTCGAGCGCAATCACCACCGCGTTGAGCGTCTGGCCGGGGCGGAACATGGGCCggaggcgcacgtcgcgcgagtTGTAGCCCGGCATGATATCCGGCCCCGCGATCGTTCCTTCGAGGCCCGagtcgaggcgcacgcgcacaaAGCCCTCCATATCGCGTCCCTCTTCCACACGCACGACGCTCACCGGGACCACGTAGCCTTCCGagagcgcacggcgcgtctcgccggTGAACATCGTAAAGAGCTCCTCGGTATTCGGCAGGGTCTGCGACGGCCGCCAGTCCTCAAACGGCCGGATCAGCTCCTGGCGGCAGGAGAAGAGCGtcaggcgcttgcgcagacCGCGGCGCTCATAGAGCATCGTCGCGTAGCTGTccaggtcgagcgtcgcgagcttCTCGGCAGGGTGCGCGTCCTGCATAATCTCCTGGCACGCCAAGCTGGGGTTCTCGCCTTCGAGATCCTCCTCGTGCTTGTTCAGCGCGTCACGCGCCATCTGGCGAGGGAAGTCGTAGTCCTCGGGGTGGATACGCGTGctgtcgagcacgtcggcgagctcgcgcggcgcgtcctccATGTgcccgtcgcgctccgacTCTTCCagcagcttgcgcgcggcctcTTGCGCCAGGTCGGCATCCAGACGCAGGAACGAGCAGTAGTTGTTCCACACGCTGAACGAGAGAATCGCGTGCTGGAGCATGCTTGCGCGGCTCACGACACCGCCGGGAAGCTTGGTGCGGATcgcgtgcacgagcgcatgcgcctTGCGGGGGCCGAGACCGGCGACAAACGGCAGCATGTGCTGTACGTACGAGTTCGACACCGCCTCGTGCACGTCGACACCAATATCGTTCACCAGCATGACAATCGCACGCTCCAGGTGCGTACGCAGGCGGTCGCTGGGCagcagacgctgcgccgcatcgaattgcaccgcgacgaggtcgtcaccgagcgccgcaaacTCGTTCACGGGCGACTGCGCGTagcgcgcgaggccgatGCAGTAACGCGCAAGCACGCTCAGCTCGGGGAACTCGGACGCGGCACGCTTGCTGTGCTGGTAcagacgcgcgacgtcgtcaAAGACACTGAtcacgtcggcgcgcgcatgctcgaTCGCGATGCCTTGGAGGCCTTCGTCGGAGACGAGCTCGTGGTGCGCCGTCTTGGAGAGCTCTTGCACGGCCGCCctgagctcggcggtgcgcgcacTAAAGCCGTTCACCACAATCGCGTccggtcggcggcgcttgaGCAGTGCAAGgaaagcggcgcgcgcatcctccggcaccgcctcgccccgttcgagcgcctcggcacgcgcctcggcttGGGCGTGCGTCGGGGCACGGAGCGTGTCAAAGGTCGCGTGCTCCAGGAAGCGCGACTCTTCGTCCAAAAAGACGGCCACCACCTCGCTCTTGCGGGGATCGCCGATGCCGTGTGAAACGGCAAGCACGCGGGGCACATGCTCCATCTCCTCGACGTTCGGATCGCCATTCCGCGAGATCATGCCGGCGCTCTGGTAGGGGCcgccctcgacgcgcttggtgagctgctgctcgcAGTGGCGCAaaagagcgtcgcggcacTCTTCCATAAGCCACTCGCGCGTCCACAGACGGCCGAGCGGCAGGAGGAAAGAGGCACAGgcctcctcgacgaccgccgcacgctcggcgttCCAGCGCTGCGACGCCTCGCTCACGCCTTCGCTCACGTACTGCTCTTGCAGACGCTCCTCGAAGCGGTTCGCGACATCCGTCGGGAGACGCAGCGTAatgcgcacgaggcgctcctcctctGCGTGCAGGATCTGGAGGAACTGCGACGCGTTTTGCAGAATCGCCGCGACAGGCTTCGCGCGCAGAAACTTGAAGTTGTAGTACGGGTGGTtctcgtcgatgcgcgtcATACCCCGCTCGGTcggctcgacgtcgagcaACGCACAGGTCTTGAAAAgctggcgcacgtcgcggcgcagcagcggctccttcccgagctcgtgcgcgaggagcgtgcgggcgaggtgcagcgcttGCTCGGCAGACGACACgccccgcgacgcgtcgacgtaCTCGTCGGCGATCTCGGTCGGGGGCACCGCGGCGTCCTCCGGAatgtgcgtgcgcgcaccCGCCACGACGTtggcggcgagctgctgcgcgtcgaggccgaggcggacggCAAGCATTGCGACCGGTGTCGACTTTAACCGCTCGTACTCCGAGACGATGGTGGGCTTCTTGAGCAGCGGCTTGGTGACTTCCGCCTCGGTGATCGCCGTCGCGTCGCGGAAACGCTCGCCAAAGCGCATGGCAAGCCACTCGTTAATGTCCGACACTTCCTCAAAGCTCGCGGCATGCGTCAAGAGCTCGTCAAAGTAGggccgcaccggcgcgaTGGTCTcttcgccgagcgccgtggtGAGCTGGCCAAAGGtgtggcgcagcgtgtcTTTTCGTGCACGCAAGAGCTTGTACTTGATACCGAGCGTGCTGAGCGTGAGGAGCTCCTGGCGCACCAGCAGCGTCGTCGTATCGTGCTTGCGGGTCGCCTCATTAAACTGCGTATgctccagctcgtcgaggcggtgctgcgTAAGGAACGACACCTCGAGATAATCGTTCAGCATGTAGCCGAGCatggtgcgcacgcagcggtGCCACTCAGCACGCAGTCGGCCGTGTGCGCCGTCTTCCAGAAACTCGGCGGTGCACCGCGGCGAGATGCGCGGAGCGGCCCAGttggccgcctcgtcgaggtctgCCTCGCTCAGCGGCTGCTCAAGGAGACGCAAGCCCTCCTCGCCCGGAatcgcgagctgcaggcgctctgGCATATCGACCTGCTTGATGCGgtcgtcctcctcggtAAGCATGCGCTCCTGGATCTGTGCGGGCTCAAAGATCTGGGTCAGTCGTGCGACGTACATCTTTGTACTCCATCTTGCCCTTCTTGGCCTCTTCTTCCTCTTCTTCTTCGCCGAGTGCCCACGCATAGTCCTCGCCGTTGCCAAAGATATCGTGGATCTCGTCCCAGGCTTCTGGATCGATGCCGACCTTGAGCGGGTCGACACGCGCGCCCGAgaggcgtgcgcgacggcgctcttcgcggcgctcacgtcggcgctcttcgcgcgcctcctcgtcgagaccctggagctcgtcgtcctcgtcgtcttcgATAAagtcgtcgagctcgtcgtcgtcgtagTCGCCGCGTGCCTGATCCATCGAGTCGCGGATCGCACCCGCGACCGAAGgaagcgcctcgtcctcctcgtcgtcaaagATATGAGCCaggtccgcctcgcgctcttGTTCGCCG
This is a stretch of genomic DNA from Malassezia japonica chromosome 3, complete sequence. It encodes these proteins:
- the SPT6 gene encoding Transcription elongation factor spt6 (BUSCO:EOG09260492; COG:K; EggNog:ENOG503NUPH), which gives rise to MEAEAKASSRAGDAEEDVPMSEEEGESLMKDSGNLVGMDSSDEDEDEEDEEEQRRVAEGFIVDEDEEGGDASHKRKRRHRRREADDEELDEDDLALLQENQGPVPGVGPHKRARPDGEQEREADLAHIFDDEEDEALPSVAGAIRDSMDQARGDYDDDELDDFIEDDEDDELQGLDEEAREERRRERREERRRARLSGARVDPLKVGIDPEAWDEIHDIFGNGEDYAWALGEEEEEEEAKKGKMEYKDIFEPAQIQERMLTEEDDRIKQVDMPERLQLAIPGEEGLRLLEQPLSEADLDEAANWAAPRISPRCTAEFLEDGAHGRLRAEWHRCVRTMLGYMLNDYLEVSFLTQHRLDELEHTQFNEATRKHDTTTLLVRQELLTLSTLGIKYKLLRARKDTLRHTFGQLTTALGEETIAPVRPYFDELLTHAASFEEVSDINEWLAMRFGERFRDATAITEAEVTKPLLKKPTIVSEYERLKSTPVAMLAVRLGLDAQQLAANVVAGARTHIPEDAAVPPTEIADEYVDASRGVSSAEQALHLARTLLAHELGKEPLLRRDVRQLFKTCALLDVEPTERGMTRIDENHPYYNFKFLRAKPVAAILQNASQFLQILHAEEERLVRITLRLPTDVANRFEERLQEQYVSEGVSEASQRWNAERAAVVEEACASFLLPLGRLWTREWLMEECRDALLRHCEQQLTKRVEGGPYQSAGMISRNGDPNVEEMEHVPRVLAVSHGIGDPRKSEVVAVFLDEESRFLEHATFDTLRAPTHAQAEARAEALERGEAVPEDARAAFLALLKRRRPDAIVVNGFSARTAELRAAVQELSKTAHHELVSDEGLQGIAIEHARADVISVFDDVARLYQHSKRAASEFPELSVLARYCIGLARYAQSPVNEFAALGDDLVAVQFDAAQRLLPSDRLRTHLERAIVMLVNDIGVDVHEAVSNSYVQHMLPFVAGLGPRKAHALVHAIRTKLPGGVVSRASMLQHAILSFSVWNNYCSFLRLDADLAQEAARKLLEESERDGHMEDAPRELADVLDSTRIHPEDYDFPRQMARDALNKHEEDLEGENPSLACQEIMQDAHPAEKLATLDLDSYATMLYERRGLRKRLTLFSCRQELIRPFEDWRPSQTLPNTEELFTMFTGETRRALSEGYVVPVSVVRVEEGRDMEGFVRVRLDSGLEGTIAGPDIMPGYNSRDVRLRPMFRPGQTLNAVVIALDMQGMRAELSLRPEAFEHVNPAQNTMPVDTMYFDHDRAQMASEAAEERVRRRNRNRIGSRVIDHPNYHNFNSVQAQNFLATQPRGTVVIRPSSRGMDHLAATWKVDEGVYQHIDVLELDKENDHALGRILRVADMGSYSDLDDLIVNHIRPMAMMVEMMTNHEKYKGANEEELHSYLTNTSLANPARSVYAFGLNTTRPGYFDLAFKANADAPIQTWPVKVLPGAFKLGHATQLADMAALCNAFKTQYAAQANAAARGGRTPAVHGAATPGHYGSRTPGHYGQTPAYGGATPGRFGGATPGYGAPPPMYGGPPGPPPAFPGPPPVMPERRW
- the set9 gene encoding [histone H3]-lysine(4) N-trimethyltransferase (EggNog:ENOG503NYMN; COG:B), with amino-acid sequence MDELPADDDLLSCMLLDTLEFEPAIMTHKMNPMQRAARFDRDAISLLVRQHVIWERDLPAALAAFLRIPVVRKHAQSKSPAQMRVFESHIQRYLQAYLPDAGFEYAVTHRYHTARLRRLEALGGIHDRATGAAGLGIGRTDLCVLAMRSFQPDDIITHCRAALKDLSREEDETLREEAIHARSGDLRNGHTRPQRDFSIIRSSSRKLSQLLLGPARFINHDCQPNAEFRRSGHQLTIRCIRPIQRNEEITTFYGENYFELNNKECMCATCERLGRGFFSADKEQPEPAPTGQGGDERTLRSSSSSAALPVAPPPVDMINYALDPDATGPECECLTCKTAFRAPERWWTPDECVRCERHYKLYKCDWPSRSPKENPAESHSNVRPLKRSAPQSQRPPKRQALSLDSPAASETSSPVKLSPMRSFDSDEERPASSDTRHGRRKFEVRSDDSDEGFDDNHVTLGPRILGHDASTDVLASYWGAPSGQRRERRPANLGLESLSDRIASRRVNGHEHGHRRKASDMSVKSERATPSFESKSKSRTPAPAPTEAVIKTERATPVLEKKGPASLPPDAGRAVSLPPAPSQRTSKHARSASGTYGRPPEPAKREQPASPARERPASRRERPVSPPKPAIATKGPERTSVSNLALFWSGGVEGRTRRRAREQHKPEERPLRGRPSSESREKRAKEEAANAPKVDKAKVERPPPEPERPERQDRPEHDRLDTEKAERAVPSPPSTVSTPNTIKSESTSRPTSPLPSDGPPRQPARRNLRWGSGKSSISRPLPGNSASTGISLLSALTGRASPTTHVNGTPSRAPDERSL